tattaatataagggtttatacatttttagactctgtgttttgttctattatctgtttggaccctgtattttgacaaattactttttggatcctatgttttgtaaaattattaaaatagaaccctaaactcaattttcatgaagaaaaaattgaatataacaacacagtttttaaatagaatgattttatttttgttctaaattgttagtttggtaaattatttgtgattttagttgagaaaatattgaccaaaattGGTTTTAgaattctattttaaccattttacaaaacatagggtccaaaaaataatttgtcaaaatacagggtccaaacaggtaatgggacaaaacacgggtccaaaaaaatataaacccttaatataattattaaatatttatttttgtattatatattattataatatttaaatttaaatttatattaatataattatgatatatgtatttttatatttaatattactattttataatatttaaatttatattaatgtaattaataaatatttatttttaaatatatatttcattaaatatttaaaatattcccTTAAGATTAACAAAATAAACTATTAAAACAGAATTTCATGATAAATATACAGACTATAAGAGTTATATTGAAGTACAATTACACACGAGAATGTAATGTTTTGGCACCTATTATTACTTTTATAAATATTATCTCAAATatactatttatttaattattttatgctAAATTTATACTATATTTGCATTACTACAGTAGCTAGAAATGAATATAGTTCACCAacaaatttgaataataaaaataaaaaatgaataagATAAGATTGAGATTGAGAGTAAAAAGTTGGGGCAAAATAGTTAATTGCTGAAAAGAGTAGACCCTTAAACCCTAAACCCTTATCTGTTCTCCCCCTTGTGTAACCATTTACACCAGTCCCTTCACCTAAAACCCGAAACCCTTATCTACCTTCGTTTCTCATGCCTACCTCCCAGGCTACCATATAAATTTCACAAAGACACCGTTTTCGATTTCGGCTTACAGGTCCGGCGATGCCCGTTAAGCTCTTTCACCAACTTCGTCTCCTCAACCCTGCTTTTCCGGCTACCTGCTTCTCTTCCATGAAGTTTGGACCCTCTATTTCTGCTTCTGAGACTATCTCAAGTTTTTCTCGAATGTTTCCCTTTAAGCTCAAGTACCGTTGTCTAGGGTCTATTCGTGCTCCACAAAATAACCAACTCGGTATGCGGAAATTCTCGACTCGGCCGTTTCGATCAAGGACTACCGCTTCAGGCTCCGAGTACGGTCGCGGAAGAGGAGAGGTTCGCGCCTCGAAGAGTTTGGTTGAGGACGAGGCTGAGCTCAGTGACTGGGTGAGCGAGTTAAAGGAGGACTCGTTCCGTGGCCGGCTGAATAGCGAAGACGAATCGGATGGTAGTAATAGGGGTCGCAGGGGTAGAAGTGGAGATATAGGTAGTAGAGGCGAAATGGGTGGTGGTGATAGGGGTCGTAGGGATAGGAATAGAGATATAGGTAGTAGAGATTCTTTTTCTGTGAAAAAGAGAAGAGGTGAGAGTGATTCGGATGATGCTAACGATTCGAGCCGGGGAAGAACACGAACCCCAATTGGGTCTCGTTCTAGGGATTCACAGATGAACAAGCGATTCGATACTAGAGGGGGCGGTGTTAGTGATGAAGCTTTCCCACGGAAAAGGTCTTCTGCGTTTCAGGAAGGGAAAGTAAGCTCCAATTCATTTGCGGGGAAGAGAGGTGGGAGAGATACGGAATTTGGGTACAATAGGAATGAAGGGAATAAGGGTTTAAGGAATGATGGTAAGGGTTTGAGAAAACAAGTTCTTTTAATGGAGGAGGACAAGGATGAGGATGACGAGGGAAAAAGGTTGGGCATTGGAGCTTTGCTTAGTGAAGAAGACAGTGAAATTGATGAAGATGATGAGGATGAGCAAAGTTCGGGTCCATTGATTGGTTTGAACAAGGAAGTTAGTGCCAAGGGTTCAGCAGCGTCATCAACTGGAAAATCAGATTCTTACTTGAGTGAAACTAGGTAGGTATCACAATTGCTCTTCTCTAATGGCTTCCTTGTCTTATTAGGTTTATCCAGTTCTATTAGTAATGAGGTTGAACTATTCTTgttcttctctttattttattcTACTTATTATTTCTCTGCATATATTTCTGCAGCTTTGACAAATTTCCAGTCTCTCCCTTATCTCTAAAAGCAATCAAGGACGTTGGGTATGAAAAGATGACTGTGGTACAAGAGGCAACTCTTCCACTTATACTCAAAGGTTTGTTTCTTCTCGCTTCAATTTGACAGCCTTTGAACTAGGACATCTAGTTTCGTTAATTGTTACTATAAGTTTCGTTTATAATCAAGCATCTAGGATACCAACTTGCACATTTAATGCCTCACGAACATGCTATTGCAAGAACCGCTTCAATGATCATCTTTGTTCTACACTTAGTAACTTGTGAATGTTAGGTGTATCAGTGTCTTTATTTCTTCTAACTTTATTTATCTGAATTGTTGATGTCCAGGTTCTGAAAGTGATTATCTTCTATTTTATTCTGTTTTCTAGGTAAGGATGTTCTTGCCAAGGCCAAAACAGGCACCGGAAAAACTGTAGCCTTTTTGGTAAGACacttttgtgtgtgtgtgtgtgagagagagagagagtgggtgTGTGCGCACCCGTGTGAATGAAAATTGGCTTGCTAGATAGGGGGAGGTTATTAGTGGAACTTGTTTCATAAGCAAAAGGCAATggcatatttttatataaaatttatCTGCATGTGCATCTTTGACATCTTGAATCAATCCTAAACTTTATAcatcatttagttaaaaaaaaagagttaatAAGTAGGtgcaaataatgttatttgagtATTCAAGTTATCAGTCTACTTATCATGAAGGATTTTTCTTATTCTTCTCTGCCTTCTCTCTCAGCTTCCAGCAATTGAAGTTGTTGTAAAGTCAACTCCTATTGATCGTGACCAAAAGCGCCCCCCGATTTTTGTGCTTGTAATATGTCCTACCAGAGAGCTGGCATGTCAAGCTGCTGCAGAAGCCAATACGTTGTTGAAGTATCATCCTTCTATTGGTGTACAAGTTGTAATAGGAGGTACAAGACTAGCTCTGGAGCAGAAGCGCATGCAAGCAAACCCTTGTCAGGTTTGTTTTTCTATCATCACAGCAAAAGATTAATGATTCCTAAAGTTTATGCTTTTCACTATGTAACATCAAAGTGTGTAAATTATGCATTGTGGACTGTATCAAATTACCAAAGTTTTGGTTAACAAAGCCACATTCAAACTGTCTCATTAGTTACTCTCACCTCAAATTGTGAATTGCTGGCTAATTTTTTAATGAATTCTCACTGTTTGTGCTGAAAGCCAGCAAAATAATATTGGTAATGTTTGTTTCAAGCAGAGCTAATCGCTCACATTACATATCTATTATTTGCAGATTCTTGTTGCTACACCTGGGAGGCTCAGAGATCATATGGAGAATACTGCCGGTTTTGCAACTCGGATGATGGGTGTGAAAGTACTTGTCCTTGATGAAGCTGACCATTTGCTTGATATGGGATTTCGGAAAGACATTGAGAGGATAATTGCTGCAGTTCCGAAGCAAAGACAGACACTTTTGTTTTCTGCCACTGTTCCAGAAGAGGTTTTAGCACTATCTATGCCTTaccttatttatttttttattttggattatAAATCTGATCATACTTCTTTTAATGAAGGTTCGCCAAGTCTGCCATATTGCTTTGAAAAGAGATCATGACTTTGTAGATACAGTTAAAGGAGAGAGCCAGGAAACAAATTCACAAGTATGCTCCTGTTTTATTTAtataagaaatacaagtaattCTGTTGTCCAGTGTTCCTCTTAATCAACTCTAATAACAACTGATTTATATTTTGTACATTATGGTTCTTATAAAATTTTTTATTTCAGGTGAGGCAGACGTGTTTGGTTGCTCCCCTGGACAAGCAATTTTCCCTTCTATATGTTCTCCTGAAGGAACATATTGCAGATGATGTTGACTATAAGGTATTTCTGCGTCTGCACAATCAGAGGCTCTCATCTTCATGAAGATGTCTTAAGTTTGAAGTTTTGCTCGGTTGAACATTTGTGGATTCTCCCAATGATAATGTTTTCTGAGGAGTTGCTGAGTGAAAGCTATTTGTTAGACTCTTTTTCCAATCTTTGTCCATAATGTCTTATTTTCAAATTTGCAGGTTATCATGTTCTGTACAACCGCTATGGTCACCCGGCTGGTTGCGGACCTTCTTGGTGAGTTGAAGCTGAATGTGAGAGAGATTCATTCTAGAAAGAGTCAGAGCTATAGGACTAAAGTCTCTGATGAGTTCCGGAAATCGAAGGGCCTTATTCTTGTTACTTCTGATGTGTCTGCACGTGGGGTTGATTATCCTGATGTCTCGCTTGTCATACAGGTAAAATATCAATTACCCATTAAATGGCTTTTATCATTTCCTTTTAGTAGGTAATGTTAGAGGTAGCATTCTCTCTCAAGgtgtttaaatttttttacatTCAGCAAAACTGGCTGTTCCAATTAAAAAGGATTTTAAGCCCGCCTTCTCTTATTCCTTGTTCAAGCTTTTCATTTTTGCTAATCTTTAGACATAGCTTAAGCTGTCATAGAGTTTAATCTCATGATGTTTTTTTACAATTACAGGTGGGCGTGCCCGCTGATAGAGAGCAGTATATACATCGACTTGGTAGAACTGGGCGTAAAGGTAAAGAAGGACAGGGCGTACTTTTGTTAGCTCCTTGGGAGGAATTCTTTTTATCATCTATCAAGGCTTTGCCAATTACAAAAGCATCTTTGCCCTCCGTTGATCCTGACACACGGAAAAAGGTATTATCACTGCATATTTTTTAAAGAAATATCTGAGAAAATGGATGATATTAGGACTGAAAATGATGTGCATTGAGCAGGTGGAACGTGCACTCTCAAATGTGGAGATGAAGAGCAAAGAAGCAGCATACCAAGCCTGGCTCGGATATTACAATTCAAATAAGGCTATTGCCCGTGACAAGAATAAGCTCGTGGAGCTAGCTAATGAATTCAGCCGAAGCATGGGGCTAGACAATCCTCCTGCCATTCCCAAGCTTGTTCTAGGCAAGATGGGTTTAAGGAATGTCCCCGGATTGCGCTCGAGATAACTGTCTATTGTTGCCAGTTAAACCATGGCAACTCTAACTTGTTCAGTTAAGAGGAAATAATTTCTTTTACTTCCCTCAATATCTGTACACATTGGAATGTTGTGAAGGGAGCAGTTTGAGCGTCAATGAAGGTAGGGCGATTATTTTCCATGGTACAAAACTGAGGATTTTTGTATTCTTTAAACTTACCGAATTGGCGCTCTACCCGTTCTCATCATTTTTTTTGTTCGCTACTTTGTCTTAATGTTTATTCTTTACCCATTGAAATACCTGATTTTGTCCTACCTGTAAGAGTTCAAGCTACGTTAAATATACCTGCGAGTTTCAAAGGATATAATACAAGACTTTTTGATTAGGGGGCTGAGAATTATTACAACTTGCAAGTCAATAATAGGAGCATAAAACCAAATTCTGAGAGTAGGAACTATATTGAAAGTCTTGCAATTAAACAAAGATTAATTATATATGTACACTCAAAATATGTACCTAAATATTAGTATCACTGCTTTTTAAAAAAGTAGTcctagttttaataaatgtgattagcTAGACTAAATTGCAttgagtgtatattttgggtgcacatatcattactcttaaacAAAAGAGTTCACAAATCATCAAACATAGAGAGCAAAAGAAGGAACTGATTCATTATAATCTTTGACTATATTAATGACACTTCGTTTAGATGAGCTATAAAAGACAACATGGTACACTGATGATTATGAATAAAAAATCCTAATCGAGTGTAAAGAGAAATGACGAAACAAAATCTAGCTAAGGTCCTAAATTCTGAAATAAAGTTGCCTTCTTCTAGTTCAGTCAGTTACAATGTAATGTATCTAACCTAAAATGAAATACAAGTAACGGAGTCGGCACCGGTTCTCCTTTCTCACTACACTTTTTATCTTCAGGTTAATATCAGCTTTCACTGCAACACTTCATGCTGAGCAATAGTGCTAATTAATTGCTTAGTAGTGTACACACAAACAGCACGAGTCGGTTGGCTTCCCACGAGTATAGCACAAAATTCACCAAATCAGATTTTTCAAAATTATCCTTTTTCAGGGTGTGGTTAGCACGTGGCCACCATTGCCATCCCCTGGTGATGGGGGAATTTCTCAATGTAGTTTCGTCTCCCACCAACATTCGTCCTTGGTCTGGAACTACCAGAGGTGGAAGATTCACATCTTTCAACTTTTACTTCCAAGCAAACTGCTTTGGCAACGTAATCAAACTCCCCTGTTAAGATAATACAATGAACATCACAAAAAAATCCCAGTAAAATAATCACATGGCCAATAGACGAGCAAAGGGAAAAAATTACTGGGGTAAAACTACAAATATTACAAGCCCGTCAAATGTGACGTGAATTGGCAAGTGGACCCTTCCTGAAGGGATGGAGAGCATTCACCAAAATGAGAATTGCTTTTGGAAAAAAATGTAAAATGTTTGGCCAGCCATCAGCAGCTACTATTTCTATCCAAAAATGGGCAGCTATAAGAATGTAACGAAATAAGGATACAGTGcgctacatttttttttttatctatttgtaTAAAGGATAGCTAATTTGCGCAAAGCCAAATTAACTACCTCTGTATGTGAGGTGAGGAAGGCTGATCAGGTGAAGACTGTTGAGCAGAGCTACCCTGAAATCTTTGTTCCTCAAATGTACCACTCAATCGACTTCCCTCATTTAGTTGTGATACTTCATTTGGATAGCCCATTGGTCCAAGAGAGCCAAACTCAACCTGCTCTGAAGGTGTTCCATAGCCAGAATTGTGGTCATAAGAATACAGCATTACAACAGATGGCATGCCAGGTCCATTTGATGACACCCCGCTTGGGTTCATCCCTGGCAATGGATACATGCCATATGGCACATTGTTATGAGCACCTTGGGTAGTATTCGGGCGAATAGGACCATTTTGAGACTGGTATGCAGAGAAGGAGTCATGCCTATGTGAGCTCCATGGCCTTTCACTTCGGCTCTCACTTGTTGTCAAACGATCCAATCTTGCATTTGGTTTTTCAACCTGACCACGACTGTGGCTACGCCCAGAAGGTCGCGATGATTTTGGATGGACATTCCAGTTCCCCTCTCTATCACCATGGTGGTCGTTTCTATCATAACTGTAATTCCCCCTTCTTGTACTAGTAGAATGGCGATCCCTTACTGAAACCTTCTGAAGTAAATTAAAATGgccaaaaatatcaataaaatctACACAGAAAAAGTAGTATAAAAAAATGAAACTAATGCAACAAAGTTCATACAATACAAAAATATAATGAATGAGAAATTCTATCCTACATAATTTTTTGCTGACAAGGAAACAAAATAGCAAATGAAGATGACAAAAGCAATAAAACTCCACAAGAATAAAAAGAATGAGAAATATATCTTACAGCACTTGGTAGGTATGTCCCAGTTCCACTACGATATCTCGGCAATTCCTCAACATAACGTTGATAAACACCGACAGGTCTATTTGACATGGTTTGGAGAGgtgcagcaacaggaacaagacgAGGCCCATAGCCCATAAGCTGGGTCCAGAGATTCATGTTGGCAGAGAGTGGTCTTCCAGGACCTTCCCATGGTACTCGTCCCTGTAAACAAAAAGGAGGCACCATAACAGGTGATATCATAGGTGCAGGATACCGTGAATTTTGACAAAACCGTCCGTATTGCAAATTTTGCCAATGGCTAGCGAAGTCACTATTGAGAATGTCGGGCTTATGTTCCACCGGCTCAAGAGAAGTATCCCTTTTCATAGAATTTAAAGTATGTGACACTACATGTTGATCAAGTCCCTCAGAAGAGTCAAAATTTTGACCAGAATCACTGTTATCTGGTACTTCATCTGCACCAAACTGGCTCGTTGATGGATCTGAAGCCCCTGAATCAGTTGGAAAATTATACACTGGAAGCATCGTAACAAATGGAACAGGTGGTCCTGTAGCATAAAATGTAAAGGGAACAGAATTATCCGCAGCTCTCTGTCGTGAGTTAGGGTTTAAAAGCATTGGAGCAAAGGGTATTAAAGAATCAGATCCACTCGTCTGAGCTGGTTCGGTTCCTGGAATTTGATGCCTTGGAACTTGCCAGGAAGCAGCAGAATGAGGTACTGTGTTTCTCTCTGCTATTTCTGTGGCTACAGGTGACAATGAATTCCAATCTCTGTTGTCATCATCTGCCTGAGTAGAAGAATGTTCAGATACACTCTTCTCCTTCCCATGAGTAGAAGATGGCACTGAAAAAGGAACATTTTTTCTTCCCCGTTTTTCCCTAGTTGACTTTGAGACTTTTGCTGACGATCCTTCCCATGAACTCTCTGAAGAAGTTTTACTTCTCAAAGAACCAGTATGTGAGGCAGACACAGACCTTGAACTTACAGTTCTATCATCAAAGAAAACTTCATTGCCACGGTTATCATGATACTGAAAATCATCTGCAAGATCTTCTCTTCCTGGACCATGGTTCTCTTTAGCAAGCTTTGGTTGGACTTGCATAAAACCTCCAGAGTTGCCAACTCGAGAAGGATGAAAGTTATACCCAGATGAGGATGCTTGTTGCTTATCATCAGACTGAAGTATCTCGAAGCCTCCATTATCTAGATCAAATCCTCCAGTAGAGGCCCTGTCCTGCTCATGCCAAAAATCATGATCACCCTCCCCTGGATTCAATTCCACAGAACCAAAATTTTCATTAGCAGGTTCCGGGGGATCTTCTGGACTTGGGGCAGTCAATCCCATGCCAGGAAAATAATGGGTCAAATGTGGTGGAACACCACCTTGTGAAAATTGCATAGTTGAGCCCCATGGATTCTCAATCAATGGAAAATTTGTAGGAACCATCCCAGCCATATTTCTCTGAGTATACCCCATTGAAGCTAGGACGGAAGGAGGGATTGGAAATGGAACATGATGAGGAGCTAAATTCAGTGGATAATGAACCTGTCCATTGAAACCATGAGCCGATGAAGATGCCATCATGTTCACAAGATCTTGCTCCTCCTGATGCATCCCTTGGGCCCCCGAAACAGAAGCAAAATCATCAGTCATGGACCCCAAGGCTGACTCATCTTGGTAGCTGTTTGAACCACTTTTAGAATCAACAGCAGTATCATTACTTTGACGGGAAGAGATGTGTCTGACAGGTAAAGGATCATCAGTCAGTCTGACACCATGACTTGCAACTGTATCAGATTCTAGATTCTTCCTCCTGGTATTATCCAACCTAGTTGATAAAGTTTGGCTCTTCCCACTTTCTGGGGCTCTACCCCGCCTACCTTGAGAAGAGATTTCACCATATGCATCAGAAAGTTCAGGACTAGAATGCGTCCTCGCAAAAGGATTCCTGCCCTGTATATCATTGACCAAGTTATCAGATTTCAAACTCCTCTGGCCTTTATCCATTTGTGCAACCTGGTTAAAACTAATATCTTTCTTAATCGGATCAGAGTTCCTTGAATTCCCATAATTCCTTTGGCTTTGCATATGAGGTACTGTAGAGACATTACTAATTCTGGAAGCATGAGTACTGTCATCTTCAGACTCATGAGTAGATAACATCCCATTATTTTTGCTCACTGTGCTGCTTCTGATATTATCAGGTCCATGTAACTGGTCGTGATTTGATAATCTCAAATCATTCCTTGGTGCATCAGGACGATGGCCACTGCCATGTCTTTCCCAAGTGTTCATAAAAAACTGATTTACTTCAAAAAATAGATCCTCTTTTGGGCAATCAAGTAATCTAGCTAGCCTTTTAGCTCCAAATGCAAATGCACTACGTATTCTAAAGAAGTTACCTGGaaaatatatgcacatatatatgtatacatcacATTCAACAActaataaacaaaacaaaacatattctAAACCAAGCAAAGCATTCTAAgaacaaaaaatgaagaaatgcTGTTTTGTAACAAATTATTCAATATCATTATAAACATTGTTTTAATTAATAGTTTTGTGGGCAGGAATCTAGAAGAATAAAGCATCAACTACTGACGTTTCAAACCATCACAGAagacaaaaaaagaaaaattaatcatTGATGTTTCAGCACTCCCAATTTTAATGCTACCATCAACAGCTAGAATCTGTATGATCATGTTCATGAGAGAGACACAGAGTATGTTCTCAATGaatcataaaaatataaataactcAATAAAATATAAACACTAGCATACCTTTACTGACACTACGTCCCAGGTTGTTATTTACACGCAAAGGATCAATAACATTGAAGTGCTTGGGGACAAAAGGCAGTCCTTGATTTTCTTGTCCACCAGGGAAGACAGCATACACTGAGCTACAAGCATCAAGAAATAACTTGCTTAGTAGTAACTCTCCACCATCTTTTCGAGGAGGTTCCGCTGTAGCATCAAAAGAATAATATATTAATGGTAATTTGGACATGGTGGAAACATTGATGTAGTGCCAAGACTTTTCAAGTGAGTTGTCTGTACCTGTTACATCTGGGAGAGAACTAATGGGCACAGGACCCCAAAGACTAACACAATAATTTTCCCAGTCAAACTTGCTAAAAAACTCTAGAAAACGGTAAAGAACCTGAATAggcaaaaaaataaatatacagataAGAAACAAAATGGACAGTTTCGTTTCAACTGAAGGAAATAAAATGCGAGTGAGAGCTCAAGGAGTCACCTCAAGAGGTCCAGCAAAAGAATTGTTAAAAACATGAAATATATAAAGAACCAAGGTTTCCAAGGCGTAAGTTGAGATTAGTCCATGATGAGCACCAAGTATACGACTTTCGTAATAGCACCAAGCTTTAATCAGTATAATGCTACGTTTGAATAAATGTTTTTGGTTTATTAGATGATCAACCTGTAAAAGCAAATAAcatgatttaaataataataacaaagcaTATACATCAATTATTACTCAAAAGAGAAGAACTTCTGTAGAACCTCCAAAAAAAATCTCTCACCTCCTCAAGGAAACAAAGGGTGCACAATCCCCCAAGCTGTTCGAAAGATATATCTACCACAATGTTTTCCACCAGGCATTTAATTATCTTCACCTATTTTGGAAAACAAAAGCATAAAAACTGACAATATTATGTGTAAATTCCATACGAATTTATATCACGCATTAGCATTACCAGAAAAACATGAAAGTGCCAATAATGATGATAACCATTATTaactataattttaaaaaaaaaaaaataatagtaatagaaaAAATTTGACAATCAAGCATTTATGGGAACATTTTTAACCCAGCATGGGGAAAAAACACTCCAGCATGAAAAGGAAACATAATAACCCAAGACAGCATGAGAAAACATCCACCAAGCATTGGGCAGGAGCTGGGCTGTCAATATGCTCTAAACATGTCAAAGAGGAACATATACACCATTAATAATGTGTATATCTAATTACATACATatacattaaaagaaaataacaatGTATTGGCTTAACTACTTACAATATGGAATCTATATAATTTCTTAGTTGCCAACTAAACACATATGTGAGGACTTCATCAATTATATTAATTGCAGATGATATCCGCAAACAACCATGTCAACTTAGCACAAAATCCATAATCTATCTTGACGAATCAAGGATACATCTAACTACAGTTATAATAACTCCCGAGTCCTGACAAGCATATGTTCTTCCTTGTGTTTGAATAAGACAAATTGAAATAATAATAACCAGACACATAGTTCAGAAAGAACCTTCTAAGCTCATGTTCGTATTCTAGTGACCTTTCGACCTTTTGAAGTCATTTTCTAGTGATTCTCCAATTACAAGATCATCAGGTctccatattatatatatatatataacacaatataaataaatcCTAATTAATACCAAGAAGGACCAACCTCAGCCTGAATGTACTGAACCTCCTTTACATGAAATTCAGCATTCACATTTTTCTCCTCAATTTGCAGCATATCCCGAACCTGATGGGCCCATGTCTCCTTCAAATTTTGATTCTTACTAAAGGCTGTTAAATCAATATCTCCATCAGGCAGATATGTCTTCAGGGGTACAGACCCAAATGTAAACACCTGcagaatttacaaaaaaaaaaaaaaaatcagaagatTGCAATAAGAATACTGAACTTCTAAATATTTATTCACAATGAATGaggaaatattatta
This genomic interval from Humulus lupulus chromosome 8, drHumLupu1.1, whole genome shotgun sequence contains the following:
- the LOC133797518 gene encoding DEAD-box ATP-dependent RNA helicase 31-like, whose protein sequence is MPVKLFHQLRLLNPAFPATCFSSMKFGPSISASETISSFSRMFPFKLKYRCLGSIRAPQNNQLGMRKFSTRPFRSRTTASGSEYGRGRGEVRASKSLVEDEAELSDWVSELKEDSFRGRLNSEDESDGSNRGRRGRSGDIGSRGEMGGGDRGRRDRNRDIGSRDSFSVKKRRGESDSDDANDSSRGRTRTPIGSRSRDSQMNKRFDTRGGGVSDEAFPRKRSSAFQEGKVSSNSFAGKRGGRDTEFGYNRNEGNKGLRNDGKGLRKQVLLMEEDKDEDDEGKRLGIGALLSEEDSEIDEDDEDEQSSGPLIGLNKEVSAKGSAASSTGKSDSYLSETSFDKFPVSPLSLKAIKDVGYEKMTVVQEATLPLILKGKDVLAKAKTGTGKTVAFLLPAIEVVVKSTPIDRDQKRPPIFVLVICPTRELACQAAAEANTLLKYHPSIGVQVVIGGTRLALEQKRMQANPCQILVATPGRLRDHMENTAGFATRMMGVKVLVLDEADHLLDMGFRKDIERIIAAVPKQRQTLLFSATVPEEVRQVCHIALKRDHDFVDTVKGESQETNSQVRQTCLVAPLDKQFSLLYVLLKEHIADDVDYKVIMFCTTAMVTRLVADLLGELKLNVREIHSRKSQSYRTKVSDEFRKSKGLILVTSDVSARGVDYPDVSLVIQVGVPADREQYIHRLGRTGRKGKEGQGVLLLAPWEEFFLSSIKALPITKASLPSVDPDTRKKVERALSNVEMKSKEAAYQAWLGYYNSNKAIARDKNKLVELANEFSRSMGLDNPPAIPKLVLGKMGLRNVPGLRSR